In the genome of Sinorhizobium chiapasense, the window AGCTTGACCCCGGCCCACGTCGCGAAGGTTCATCGGGCGGTTACCGACGGGGGGCCGGGGCCGGGCGCGGTCCTCCACAGCGACGCGGACTACGACGAATGGGTGGCGCGGATGATAAGGAGCCATCCGGCTCCGGGGTCGCGAACGATGCTCTTCGCCTACGGATCGCTGATCTGGAAACCGGAGATCGAACATGTCGGCGAAACGGTAGGCGTTGCCCGGGGCTGGCATCGCTCCTTCTGCTTCCGAATGATCCGCTTCCGGGGAACGCCCGAACAGCCGGGCCTCATGATGGCGCTCGATCGCGGGGGACAATGCCGAGGCGTGCTCTACGAATTGCCGGACGATGACCTCGAGGGGCAATTCGGAAGGCTTTTCCGGCGCGAATTCACCTATAAACCGCCCAACAGCATGCCGCGCTGGATC includes:
- a CDS encoding gamma-glutamylcyclotransferase — translated: MTVPRKPRSLSLTPAHVAKVHRAVTDGGPGPGAVLHSDADYDEWVARMIRSHPAPGSRTMLFAYGSLIWKPEIEHVGETVGVARGWHRSFCFRMIRFRGTPEQPGLMMALDRGGQCRGVLYELPDDDLEGQFGRLFRREFTYKPPNSMPRWIKVETDSGPVSALAFVMNRASPLYAGPLSLEAVAEVLACACGHVGSGAEYLLNTVTHLEARGIRDRNLWRLQALVAECIERHNGAVHADEAAERLMVTRSV